Proteins encoded within one genomic window of Pleurocapsa minor HA4230-MV1:
- a CDS encoding phycobilisome rod-core linker polypeptide — protein sequence MSIPLLGYKPSSQNVRVEGYEIGGDDQPRIYSAENLLSSSEMNDLIEVAYRQIFFHAFRADRERFLESQLRNGQITVRDFIRGLLLSDTFYNSFYVKNSNYRFVEQCVQRVLGRDVYNEREKIAWSIKVATKGIEGFVDELLDSDEYMENFGYDIVPYQRRRVLASRDQGERPFNITSPRYDEYYRAILGFPQIIWQSEVRTYKPQEQKPKAGSPALYLDMARSLPSRANAPSSTSVSNINYLSKVPYRKTT from the coding sequence TTGTCTATTCCTTTATTGGGTTATAAACCCAGCTCCCAAAATGTTCGTGTTGAAGGATACGAGATCGGGGGAGATGACCAACCCAGAATTTATTCAGCAGAGAACTTACTTTCTTCGTCTGAGATGAATGATTTGATCGAAGTAGCTTATCGTCAAATCTTTTTTCATGCTTTTCGCGCAGATCGTGAAAGATTTTTAGAATCTCAGTTACGTAATGGTCAAATTACTGTACGTGACTTTATTCGGGGACTTTTACTCTCAGACACTTTTTACAATAGCTTCTACGTTAAAAACAGCAACTATCGCTTCGTCGAACAATGTGTCCAAAGAGTTTTAGGACGTGATGTTTACAACGAAAGAGAAAAGATTGCTTGGTCGATTAAAGTAGCCACCAAAGGTATTGAAGGTTTCGTTGACGAACTGCTAGACAGTGACGAATACATGGAGAACTTTGGTTACGATATCGTGCCTTACCAACGTCGTCGAGTGCTTGCTAGTCGCGATCAGGGAGAACGTCCTTTTAACATTACGTCTCCTCGTTATGACGAATATTATCGTGCCATTTTGGGTTTCCCACAAATTATTTGGCAAAGCGAAGTTCGTACTTACAAACCTCAAGAACAAAAACCCAAAGCAGGAAGTCCTGCTTTATATCTAGATATGGCTCGTAGCCTACCTAGTAGAGCCAATGCGCCTAGTTCAACCTCTGTGTCGAACATAAACTATCTGTCCAAAGTTCCTTATCGTAAAACTACCTAA
- a CDS encoding response regulator — translation MNFTKRIKQLENIKSKIQMKRSKRSLYLLIVLTTSFNSLAMFGILEYSLTQDKNKIINQIGNNYTQKVSDRILLHLNSTESAIKPNSDDLQAQSFKQRLDNYLSKINLGYSLETAVISQDGSIIGSNLGKAGTNSVITDQNIWSYLQPKLDTLSNSKSNSKLNQPRNFSFKVNQQRFLAQVTPWQSQTLGSSWLVVTISQSELAIGSVDENYWQSKYQYVIYLLSAIVLGILNYGWLTLLSRNHNSEKEQHNLPNFQTTLETKPQTVAESSSNQSDLAVEKIAPTTPTAPTVDCEPYTLLADMSHELRSPLNAIFGFTQIMEQELPTTQSSQENIAIINRSGERLLAIINDVVDLAKIETNRLTLEDNHVDFHAWLDDVEQNFRSQARNQGWEFSVIRQHNLPHGVCIDERRLRQILRNLINYCLQSTPTSDISFRVSSSSDRQKTLTTSQQNTPEKYHLVFEVENADLSLTTQELATLFDPLVAVRQELKSTEGSSLNLPISRKLAQLMGGDITVSKNKLSESGIIFNLEIQTESVVAQKLQIQSSLRRIIGLESDQIEYRILIVDDSKTNRAIMKRFLEPVGFKIQEAVNGQEAIDVWLRWQPHMIWMDLKMPVMNGCEATKRIKSYSQTCYTPIVALSASTLEEDKSLFKAAGCDDFVGKPFSEKVIFDKIAQHLGIRYVYESISSPTATSNFNLTADTLNVMSREWLNHLEQAAIVLDRDLLTQLLQEIPPEHDNLKKSLQKQVNDFDFDKIISLVKKSNSN, via the coding sequence ATGAATTTTACCAAAAGAATTAAACAACTAGAAAATATTAAAAGTAAGATACAAATGAAGAGAAGCAAGCGATCTTTGTATCTATTGATTGTGCTGACAACTAGCTTTAATTCATTAGCTATGTTTGGTATCTTAGAATACTCTTTGACGCAAGATAAGAACAAAATTATTAATCAGATTGGCAATAATTACACCCAAAAAGTTAGCGATCGCATATTACTACATTTAAATAGCACCGAATCAGCAATTAAACCCAATTCTGACGATCTTCAAGCTCAGTCTTTTAAACAGCGACTGGATAATTATTTGTCAAAAATCAATCTTGGCTATTCACTCGAAACTGCTGTGATCTCTCAAGATGGTTCAATTATTGGTAGCAATTTGGGAAAAGCTGGTACTAATTCCGTGATTACTGACCAAAATATTTGGAGCTATCTTCAACCCAAATTAGATACATTGTCCAATTCAAAGTCCAATTCAAAGCTGAATCAGCCTCGTAACTTCAGTTTTAAAGTTAACCAGCAACGTTTTTTGGCACAAGTCACACCCTGGCAAAGCCAAACACTAGGATCTAGCTGGCTGGTGGTAACTATTTCGCAATCGGAGTTGGCGATAGGCTCGGTAGACGAAAATTATTGGCAATCCAAGTACCAGTATGTCATCTATTTATTATCAGCGATCGTCTTGGGTATCTTGAACTATGGTTGGTTGACCTTATTAAGTAGAAACCACAACTCAGAAAAAGAACAGCATAATTTGCCCAACTTCCAGACCACCCTCGAAACGAAGCCCCAAACAGTAGCTGAATCCTCAAGCAATCAAAGTGATTTAGCCGTTGAAAAAATAGCTCCAACTACTCCAACTGCTCCAACTGTTGATTGTGAGCCATATACTTTATTGGCGGATATGAGTCATGAACTGCGATCGCCTTTAAATGCGATCTTCGGATTTACTCAAATTATGGAGCAAGAATTACCAACAACCCAGTCCAGTCAAGAGAATATTGCAATTATTAATCGTAGTGGAGAACGCCTATTAGCAATTATTAATGATGTCGTCGATCTGGCAAAAATTGAGACAAACCGATTAACTTTAGAAGATAATCATGTAGACTTTCATGCTTGGCTGGATGATGTAGAGCAAAATTTTAGGTCTCAGGCTCGCAATCAAGGTTGGGAATTTTCGGTAATTAGACAACACAATTTACCTCACGGGGTTTGTATAGATGAACGTAGACTGCGCCAGATTTTGCGGAATTTAATTAATTATTGCCTCCAATCCACCCCCACTAGCGACATCAGCTTTAGAGTTAGTTCTAGTAGCGATCGCCAAAAGACGCTTACCACCAGTCAGCAAAATACACCTGAGAAGTACCATCTGGTTTTTGAGGTAGAAAATGCCGATTTATCACTTACCACCCAAGAATTAGCTACTTTATTCGATCCTCTAGTTGCGGTGCGACAAGAACTGAAATCGACTGAAGGTAGTTCCCTAAACCTACCGATTAGCCGTAAACTAGCTCAATTAATGGGAGGGGATATTACCGTTAGCAAGAATAAACTCTCAGAATCGGGCATAATTTTCAATTTAGAAATTCAAACAGAGAGTGTTGTTGCTCAGAAATTGCAAATTCAATCAAGTTTGAGAAGAATTATCGGTCTAGAATCAGACCAAATTGAATATCGAATTTTGATTGTGGACGATTCTAAGACTAATCGGGCAATTATGAAAAGATTTTTAGAGCCTGTCGGTTTTAAAATTCAAGAGGCAGTTAATGGTCAAGAAGCAATTGATGTTTGGTTGCGTTGGCAACCTCATATGATTTGGATGGATTTAAAAATGCCAGTAATGAATGGTTGTGAGGCTACAAAACGAATTAAGTCTTATTCCCAAACCTGCTACACGCCGATTGTGGCCTTAAGTGCTAGCACTTTAGAAGAAGATAAATCACTGTTTAAAGCAGCGGGGTGTGACGATTTTGTCGGCAAACCCTTTTCCGAAAAAGTTATTTTTGACAAAATTGCTCAACATTTGGGAATACGATACGTTTACGAATCAATTAGTTCCCCAACCGCTACTAGCAATTTTAACTTGACAGCGGATACTCTAAATGTCATGTCTCGCGAATGGTTAAATCATCTAGAGCAGGCTGCAATAGTTTTAGATCGAGATTTACTGACGCAGTTATTACAAGAAATTCCTCCAGAACATGACAACCTAAAAAAATCCCTGCAAAAACAGGTTAACGACTTTGATTTCGATAAGATTATTAGTCTAGTAAAAAAAAGTAACAGCAATTAA
- a CDS encoding EAL domain-containing protein — MTISASSQDISILVVDDLADNLQILANTLSKQGYQVRCAKNGSTALRGASTILPDLILLDIKMPDIDGYEVCQQLKANKETCDIPVIFLSALDDVLDKVKAFEVGGVDYISKPFQVKEVLVRVKNQIALQLAKAEITKLNQDLERRVHQRTIGLETAMQKLEQAQQQLIHDALHDSLTGLPNRTLLIERIQYTIAHAKRNPDYKYGVLFIDLDRFKVINDSLGHSIGDELLIAVSNLLQECVRENDLVARLGGDEFVILLDGIKSIQDATSIGERIQQKMRSPFDLQGQNIFTSASIGIVFGSTEYHNPADLMRDADIAMYRAKDKGKARYTIFDKTMYDETLKLVELENSLRFALKRNELTMHYQPIISLDNNHLVGFEALIRWQHPERGAISPVEFIPIAEDTGLILDIGEWLLKEACQQLQIWRQQFASVPQINSLKMSINLASQQLQEPEFIQKLDQILLETGLEGSSLRLEITESVLIEPEGTIQNTLKQIKNRNIKLSIDDFGTGYSSLSYLRRFPIDNLKIDRSFINQMNLDSENFEIVRLIITLAKTLGMKTISEGVETALQLDRLKGLGCEFAQGYLFSIPLAPKEIELMLAKYPQF, encoded by the coding sequence ATGACGATCTCTGCTTCAAGCCAAGATATTAGTATTTTAGTGGTCGACGATCTTGCTGATAATTTACAGATTCTGGCAAATACTTTAAGTAAGCAAGGATATCAAGTACGCTGTGCTAAAAATGGTTCGACAGCATTACGGGGTGCAAGTACAATTCTGCCAGATCTAATTTTATTAGATATTAAAATGCCTGATATTGATGGTTATGAAGTTTGCCAACAGTTAAAGGCGAATAAAGAAACTTGCGATATTCCCGTTATTTTTCTCAGTGCTTTAGATGATGTTTTAGATAAAGTTAAAGCTTTTGAGGTTGGGGGAGTTGACTATATTAGCAAACCATTTCAAGTTAAAGAAGTTTTAGTTCGGGTCAAAAATCAAATTGCTCTACAATTAGCCAAGGCTGAAATCACAAAACTAAACCAAGATCTTGAAAGAAGAGTTCATCAACGCACGATCGGACTAGAAACTGCGATGCAAAAACTAGAGCAAGCACAACAGCAGTTAATCCACGATGCTCTGCACGATAGCTTAACAGGATTGCCAAATCGAACTTTGTTGATCGAAAGAATTCAATATACCATTGCTCATGCCAAACGCAATCCTGATTATAAGTATGGAGTACTATTTATCGACCTCGATCGCTTTAAAGTGATCAATGATAGTCTGGGTCATTCAATTGGGGATGAATTGTTAATTGCCGTATCTAATCTACTCCAAGAATGCGTCAGAGAAAACGATCTTGTAGCTCGCTTGGGAGGAGATGAATTTGTTATTTTGCTAGATGGGATCAAAAGCATTCAGGATGCAACTTCAATCGGCGAGCGAATTCAGCAAAAAATGCGATCGCCATTTGACTTACAGGGTCAGAATATTTTTACCAGCGCCAGTATTGGCATTGTATTTGGCTCAACCGAATATCATAACCCTGCTGATTTGATGCGGGATGCTGATATTGCCATGTATCGCGCCAAAGACAAGGGAAAAGCACGCTATACAATTTTTGACAAGACGATGTACGATGAAACTCTCAAGTTAGTTGAATTAGAGAATAGTTTACGTTTTGCGCTCAAACGTAACGAGTTAACCATGCACTACCAACCAATTATCTCTTTGGATAATAATCACTTGGTGGGTTTTGAAGCTTTGATTCGCTGGCAACATCCTGAACGGGGTGCTATTTCTCCCGTGGAATTTATTCCCATCGCGGAAGATACTGGATTAATCTTAGATATTGGCGAATGGCTACTTAAAGAGGCTTGCCAACAACTTCAAATTTGGCGACAACAATTTGCCTCCGTTCCTCAGATTAACTCGCTCAAAATGAGTATCAATTTAGCTAGTCAACAGCTACAAGAGCCTGAATTTATTCAAAAACTCGATCAAATTCTGCTGGAAACTGGATTAGAAGGTAGTTCTTTAAGGCTAGAGATTACTGAAAGTGTCTTAATTGAACCAGAAGGAACTATCCAAAACACCCTCAAACAGATTAAAAATAGAAACATTAAATTGAGTATTGATGATTTTGGCACAGGATATTCTTCTTTAAGCTATTTACGCCGTTTTCCCATCGACAATCTCAAAATAGACCGCTCTTTTATTAACCAAATGAACTTGGATTCAGAGAACTTTGAAATTGTGCGGTTAATTATTACCTTGGCGAAAACTTTGGGTATGAAGACGATTTCTGAGGGGGTAGAAACTGCTCTTCAGCTAGATCGATTGAAAGGTCTAGGGTGTGAATTTGCTCAGGGATATTTGTTTTCCATACCCTTAGCTCCCAAAGAAATTGAATTAATGTTAGCTAAATATCCTCAGTTTTAA